The following are from one region of the Jeongeupia sp. USM3 genome:
- the gatC gene encoding Asp-tRNA(Asn)/Glu-tRNA(Gln) amidotransferase subunit GatC encodes MSLSLDDVRRIAKLARIAVTDTELAATQQQLNKIFTLIEEMRAVDTTGIAPMAHAQDVHLRLRDDVATAPDRRDAFQAIAPAVENGLYLVPKVIE; translated from the coding sequence ATGTCTCTCTCCTTGGACGACGTACGGCGCATCGCCAAACTGGCCCGCATCGCCGTTACCGACACCGAGCTTGCTGCAACGCAACAACAGCTCAACAAAATCTTTACGCTGATCGAGGAAATGCGCGCCGTCGACACCACCGGCATCGCGCCGATGGCCCACGCGCAGGACGTCCACCTGCGGCTGCGCGACGACGTCGCCACCGCCCCCGATCGTCGCGACGCCTTCCAGGCGATCGCCCCGGCCGTCGAGAACGGCCTCTACCTCGTCCCGAAGGTGATCGAATGA
- the gatA gene encoding Asp-tRNA(Asn)/Glu-tRNA(Gln) amidotransferase subunit GatA, with translation MIEKSLKQLSGMLAAKEVSAVELATEYLGRIKAQAGLNAFIATDEAKTLAQAQAADKARAAGNAGLLAGIPVAHKDIFCQQGWAATCGSKMLENFVAPYDAHVIEQCDKAGLVTLGRTNMDEFAMGSSNENSAFGAVLNPWDRQAVPGGSSGGSAAAVAARLAPIATGTDTGGSIRQPASFCGVTGIKPTYGIVSRFGMIAYASSLDQGGPFGKSAEDCALLLNVMAGFDERDATSLQHDKEDYARDLEQPLAGLRIGLPREYFADGLAADVARAVEAAIAEYRKLGATVVDISLPNTKLAIPAYYVIAPAEASSNLSRFDGVRYGHRAADYDGLTEMYEKSRAEGFGWEVKRRILTGTYVLSHGYYDAYYLQAQKIRRIIADDFQKAFADCDLIMGPVAPGTAWNLGEKNADPVAMYLEDIYTLGVNLAGLPGMSVPAGFDASGRPIGLQIIGNYFAEAKMLNAAHQFQRATDWHSKAPAL, from the coding sequence ATGATCGAAAAATCGCTCAAGCAACTGTCCGGCATGCTGGCGGCCAAGGAAGTCTCGGCCGTCGAGCTCGCCACCGAATACCTCGGCCGCATCAAGGCCCAAGCCGGCCTGAACGCCTTTATCGCCACCGACGAGGCGAAGACGCTGGCACAGGCGCAGGCCGCCGACAAAGCGCGCGCCGCCGGCAACGCCGGGCTGCTTGCCGGCATCCCGGTCGCGCACAAGGACATCTTCTGCCAGCAGGGCTGGGCCGCGACCTGCGGCTCGAAGATGCTGGAGAACTTCGTCGCGCCGTACGATGCCCACGTGATCGAGCAGTGCGACAAGGCCGGCCTTGTCACGCTCGGCCGCACCAATATGGACGAGTTCGCCATGGGCTCGTCGAACGAGAACAGCGCCTTCGGCGCGGTGCTGAACCCGTGGGACCGCCAGGCGGTACCGGGCGGCAGCTCGGGCGGCTCGGCCGCGGCCGTCGCGGCACGGCTGGCACCGATCGCCACCGGTACCGATACCGGTGGCTCGATCCGCCAGCCGGCGAGCTTCTGCGGCGTCACCGGCATCAAGCCGACCTACGGCATCGTCAGCCGTTTCGGCATGATCGCGTACGCCAGCTCGCTCGACCAGGGCGGCCCGTTCGGCAAGAGCGCCGAGGACTGCGCGCTGCTGCTGAACGTGATGGCCGGTTTCGATGAACGCGACGCGACCAGCCTGCAGCACGACAAGGAAGACTACGCCCGCGACCTCGAGCAGCCGCTGGCCGGGCTGCGTATCGGCCTGCCGCGCGAGTACTTCGCCGACGGCCTGGCCGCCGACGTCGCCCGCGCGGTCGAAGCCGCCATCGCCGAGTACCGGAAACTTGGCGCGACCGTCGTCGACATCAGCCTGCCGAATACGAAGCTCGCGATCCCGGCCTATTACGTGATCGCGCCGGCCGAAGCGTCGAGCAACCTCAGTCGCTTCGACGGCGTCCGCTACGGCCACCGCGCCGCCGACTACGACGGCCTGACCGAGATGTACGAGAAGAGCCGCGCCGAGGGCTTCGGCTGGGAAGTGAAGCGCCGCATCCTCACCGGCACCTATGTGCTGAGCCACGGCTATTACGACGCCTACTACCTGCAGGCGCAGAAGATCCGCCGCATCATCGCCGACGATTTCCAGAAGGCCTTTGCCGACTGCGACCTGATCATGGGTCCGGTCGCACCGGGCACCGCGTGGAACCTCGGCGAGAAGAACGCCGACCCGGTGGCGATGTACCTCGAGGACATCTACACGCTCGGCGTCAACCTTGCCGGCCTGCCCGGCATGAGCGTGCCGGCCGGCTTCGACGCCAGCGGCCGGCCGATCGGCCTGCAGATCATCGGCAACTACTTTGCCGAGGCGAAGATGCTGAACGCCGCGCACCAGTTCCAGCGCGCGACCGACTGGCACAGCAAGGCACCCGCCCTTTAA
- the lpcA gene encoding D-sedoheptulose 7-phosphate isomerase has translation MSISTVAQHLREAQQVLERVLADDAFLASVDAAAQLLVSSLKAGGKAISCGNGGSHCDAMHFAEELSGRYRDNRPALAAIAVSDPSHITCVGNDYGFNDIFSRFVEGLGRDGDVLVGITTSGNSANIIRAVEAARARGMKVLLLMGKDGGKLKGQADVEIIVPHFGYADRIQEIHIKVIHTLIDLVEQGMGYRPADPA, from the coding sequence ATGAGCATCAGCACCGTTGCGCAGCATCTGCGCGAAGCCCAGCAGGTCCTCGAACGCGTGCTCGCCGACGATGCCTTCCTCGCCTCGGTCGACGCCGCGGCGCAACTGCTGGTGAGCAGCCTCAAGGCCGGCGGCAAGGCGATCTCGTGCGGCAACGGCGGTTCGCACTGCGACGCGATGCACTTCGCCGAAGAACTCTCGGGCCGCTACCGCGACAACCGCCCGGCACTGGCGGCGATCGCCGTGTCGGACCCGTCGCACATCACCTGTGTCGGCAACGACTACGGTTTCAACGACATTTTCTCGCGCTTCGTCGAAGGCCTCGGCCGCGACGGCGACGTGCTGGTCGGCATCACCACCAGCGGCAATTCGGCCAATATCATCCGCGCGGTCGAAGCCGCTCGGGCACGCGGCATGAAAGTGCTGCTGCTGATGGGCAAGGACGGCGGCAAGCTCAAGGGCCAGGCCGACGTCGAGATCATCGTGCCGCACTTCGGCTATGCCGACCGCATCCAGGAAATCCACATCAAGGTCATCCACACGCTGATCGACCTCGTCGAACAGGGCATGGGCTACCGCCCTGCCGATCCAGCCTGA
- a CDS encoding rod shape-determining protein: MFGLLSGYFANDIAIDLGTANTLIYMQAKGIVLDEPSVVAIMQEGGPSGKKTILAVGAEAKKMLGRTPGSITAIRPMKDGVIADFTITEQMLKQFIKKVNPSRLFSSPPRIVICVPCGSTQVERRAIKESALGAGARKVELIEEPMAAAIGAGLPVEEATGSMVVDIGGGTTEVGVISLGGIVYASSVRVGGDKFDESIINYIRRNYGMLIGETTAEEIKKRIGSAFPGAEVREMEVKGRNLAEGIPRSFTISSNEILEALTEPLNQIVSAVKQALEQTPPELGADIADKGMVLTGGGALLRDLDRLLMEETGLPVIVAEDPLTCVVRGSGKALDKLDKVTAIFTRD; this comes from the coding sequence ATGTTCGGTCTTCTCTCCGGTTACTTCGCCAACGACATCGCGATCGACCTCGGCACCGCCAATACGCTGATCTACATGCAGGCCAAGGGCATCGTCCTCGACGAACCTTCGGTCGTCGCGATCATGCAGGAAGGCGGCCCGTCGGGTAAGAAAACCATCCTTGCCGTCGGCGCCGAAGCCAAGAAGATGCTCGGCCGCACGCCAGGCAGCATCACCGCGATCCGGCCGATGAAGGATGGCGTGATCGCCGACTTCACCATCACCGAGCAGATGCTCAAGCAGTTCATCAAGAAGGTGAACCCGAGCCGGCTGTTCTCCTCGCCTCCGCGCATCGTCATCTGCGTGCCCTGCGGTTCGACCCAGGTCGAACGCCGCGCGATCAAGGAATCGGCGCTCGGCGCCGGCGCGCGCAAGGTCGAGCTGATCGAGGAGCCGATGGCTGCGGCAATCGGCGCCGGCCTGCCGGTCGAAGAGGCGACGGGTTCGATGGTCGTCGACATCGGCGGCGGCACGACCGAAGTCGGCGTGATCTCGCTCGGCGGCATCGTCTACGCCAGCAGCGTCCGCGTCGGCGGCGACAAGTTCGACGAGTCGATCATCAACTACATCCGCCGCAACTACGGCATGTTGATCGGCGAAACGACCGCCGAGGAAATCAAGAAGCGCATCGGCTCGGCCTTCCCGGGCGCCGAAGTGCGCGAAATGGAAGTCAAGGGCCGCAACCTGGCCGAGGGCATTCCGCGCTCGTTCACGATCTCGAGCAACGAGATCCTCGAGGCGCTGACCGAGCCGCTGAACCAGATCGTTTCGGCGGTGAAGCAGGCGCTCGAACAGACCCCGCCGGAACTCGGTGCCGACATCGCCGACAAGGGCATGGTGCTGACCGGCGGCGGCGCGCTGCTGCGCGATCTCGACCGTCTGCTGATGGAAGAGACCGGCCTGCCGGTGATCGTCGCCGAAGATCCGCTGACCTGCGTCGTGCGCGGTTCGGGCAAGGCGCTCGACAAGCTCGACAAGGTCACGGCGATCTTCACCCGCGACTGA